One segment of Bacteroides caecimuris DNA contains the following:
- a CDS encoding IPT/TIG domain-containing protein, whose translation MKHFIPLLLLFLFSCSESEKNIGHDPSKPIVFEDFSPKEGSVRTRLYITGSNFGNDVSRIHVNVGGKEAKVIGSNGTEIYCMVPKRAYDGKVTITIDGENGESATDFTFEDEFTYHAKQTVGTLIRNVDEDGNGSWIEGPFADASVYGGDWLVMGPPQDGKKVYLGTYGGGIYVLDLETETMTKLFGKLHNDMQTFTFTADGDTLLIPDDNGQGTNTDRPNIYYALRSESFRKQHVYSYGTCSYSVVSHPDDRTVFYTSWIRGGVYKKDGQFNATTGKWEPKRCFELGNLVQIDGAHPHLIMHPTGKYMYIVCEQVTAVLRSDYNPITKEFEYPRVIAGHLSATGYTDGVGGAARFDRIYAGVFVKNREYEAAGKEDIYDFYATEKWNCDVRKITPEGVVTTFAGRSNSSSDGKTYGYVDGDLRQEARFNQPIGITYDEEMETFYIGELENHDIRYITTE comes from the coding sequence CGGACACGATCCGTCGAAGCCGATAGTATTCGAAGATTTCTCTCCCAAAGAAGGGTCGGTTCGTACCCGGTTGTATATCACCGGCAGTAATTTCGGTAATGACGTTTCCAGAATCCATGTAAACGTAGGAGGAAAAGAGGCAAAAGTCATCGGTTCCAACGGAACGGAGATTTACTGTATGGTTCCCAAACGGGCATACGATGGAAAGGTGACAATAACAATTGACGGAGAAAACGGCGAATCTGCCACAGATTTCACCTTCGAAGATGAATTTACTTATCATGCCAAACAAACAGTAGGCACACTTATCAGAAATGTAGACGAAGACGGAAACGGCAGTTGGATAGAAGGTCCTTTTGCCGATGCAAGCGTTTATGGAGGCGACTGGTTAGTGATGGGACCTCCCCAAGATGGAAAGAAGGTGTACCTAGGCACTTATGGCGGCGGAATATATGTGCTTGATCTGGAGACAGAAACGATGACAAAGCTATTTGGCAAACTACACAACGACATGCAGACATTCACCTTTACCGCTGACGGAGACACACTACTTATACCCGATGATAACGGACAAGGCACCAATACCGATCGTCCCAACATCTACTATGCACTGCGTTCTGAGAGCTTCCGCAAGCAACATGTTTATTCTTACGGAACGTGCAGTTACTCCGTTGTTTCGCATCCGGACGACCGCACGGTGTTCTATACCAGTTGGATACGCGGAGGTGTCTATAAGAAAGACGGGCAGTTTAATGCAACGACTGGAAAGTGGGAACCCAAACGTTGCTTCGAGCTGGGCAATCTGGTGCAGATAGACGGTGCGCATCCACATCTCATCATGCATCCCACGGGGAAATATATGTATATCGTGTGCGAACAGGTAACGGCCGTTCTCCGTTCGGATTACAATCCTATCACGAAAGAGTTTGAATATCCCAGAGTGATAGCCGGCCACTTGTCTGCCACCGGCTATACAGATGGTGTAGGAGGAGCAGCGCGCTTCGATAGAATTTATGCGGGTGTATTCGTAAAAAACAGAGAATACGAAGCTGCCGGCAAGGAAGATATCTACGACTTCTATGCAACCGAGAAGTGGAATTGCGACGTGCGCAAGATTACGCCCGAAGGAGTGGTGACTACTTTTGCAGGGAGAAGCAATTCCTCGTCGGACGGCAAGACCTATGGTTACGTAGACGGCGACTTGCGTCAGGAAGCCCGCTTCAACCAGCCGATAGGCATTACCTATG